One window of the Spea bombifrons isolate aSpeBom1 chromosome 8, aSpeBom1.2.pri, whole genome shotgun sequence genome contains the following:
- the GFI1B gene encoding zinc finger protein Gfi-1b — protein MLPFFYFAPAQGSGPPAEIHPLCPVLKEHAEEKDVKDDPGDDDEGKAVFVDRSNSTPPVQGIALRSVPIKPYSSPPPLSAFYKQNFSWDALHSAYGFKRIPPHMHPALLQHSVSMYRAPLTEDTEAENPINYSLGYSSATDTYHCIKCSKVFSTSHGLEVHVRRSHSGTRPFVCDICGKSFGHAVSLEQHLNVHSQERSFECKMCGKTFKRSSTLSTHLLIHSDTRPYPCQFCGKRFHQKSDMKKHTYIHTGEKPHKCQVCGKAFSQSSNLITHSRKHTGFKPFTCDLCGKGFQRKVDLRRHKENQHGLK, from the exons ATGTTACCTTTCTTTTATTTCGCTCCAGCTCAGGGTTCGGGGCCACCGGCCGAAATCCATCCATTGTGCCCCGTCCTTAAAGAACATGCCGAAGAAAAAGACGTGAAGGATGACCCAGGCGATGATGATGAAGGAAAAGCTGTTTTCGTGGACAGAAGTAATTCCACACCTCCAGTCCAAG GAATTGCCCTGCGCTCCGTGCCCATAAAGCCCTACAGCTCGCCACCTCCGCTGTCCGCCTTCTATAAGCAGAACTTCTCATGGGACGCTCTGCACTCAGCTTATGGATTTAAGCGCATCCCACCGCATATGCACCCGGCGCTCTTACAGCACTCTGTAAGCATGTACCGCGCACCTCTCACAGAAGACACTGAAGCAGAGAACCCCATCAACTATAGCTTGGGTTACTCGTCTGCTACGGACACCTACCATTGTATCAAGTGCAGCAAA GTCTTCTCGACGTCACACGGGTTGGAGGTCCATGTCCGGAGGTCTCACAGTGGTACTCGTCCCTTTGTCTGTGATATCTGCGGAAAGTCTTTTGGACATGCGGTCAGCTTGGAGCAACATCTCAATGTTCATTCCCAG GAGAGAAGCTTTGAGTGCAAGATGTGCGGGAAGACCTTCAAACGTTCCTCCACCCTGTCCACCCACCTCCTCATTCACTCGGACACCCGGCCGTACCCTTGCCAGTTCTGCGGCAAACGTTTCCATCAGAAGTCAGACATGAAGAagcatacatacattcacacag GCGAAAAACCTCACAAGTGCCAGGTTTGCGGGAAAGCCTTCAGCCAAAGCTCCAACCTCATCACTCACAGCCGCAAGCACACAGGTTTCAAACCGTTCACCTGCGATCTTTGTGGCAAAGGGTTCCAGCGCAAGGTGGATCTACGCCGGCACAAAGAGAACCAGCACGGGTTAAAATGA